AGGAAGATCTGAAGTATGCTCAAAAGAAAAGACTGATTCAAGaccatatttttaaatgcactacttttaaggtttttgtcgtgcttaaataaaaaaaaaattgtttttcgaAATATCATAacctttaaataaacttaattgaaATGTGattataaacaaacattttgttttttcttcaactaaaaaagattttatggcCTGACAAGACATTAGTCCCACTTCAGTTTCAATAGTAACGATCATCCTGACATATTGAAAAAATGTGAATTGTCTATTACTGGACCCttagtatattttaattgtatattctATTAAACATAAGCGTTTTCTACCCTCAGGCCTTAAAGGGTTAATTATGGTGGAGCTGTCAACAACATTAGATTTTAATGCAACCATAGTAGTAGATTAACAATCTGCATTGCAACTAAGAAATAATACGAATTAGAAAACTTGATCATTACGCTGATATTAAAATACACAATAAAGTTGAATGTGAAAATGAAGTGGcagtattttatatctttacCGATGAATCTCCATTAGAAAGCTTTTCAAATGAAAAAGCAATTGTTTGTGTCAAGCAGATGTTAAACTTTGCAAGAATTAAGTTAAGTAAAACGTAGTCTAGATACTATTTCTTTGGTTTTATAAaaccagaatttttaaaaataatctctaCTAATCAAGTAAATGTCCAGACATcttcaaaacataaaatctGTTTAgcgtataaaaaaataaaatgaaacatttaaaaacataaaatactttaaaaggtACTTGTAATCTATACATAATATTATGCAAATAGCtaatgcattttaattttatcaaaacaattatcTGATTTTACATAGAATAAtctaacaattaattttatagcaacaatgattttaaaaatctgttgccacataacaaagtttttttatcgaAACTTTTGTCATACTGCCAGCTAAAAACTTGTTAGTTAATATATCTGTATCATGTTTGTCAAAGTCATACATACAAACTCACAAAAgagtttatacatatatatgattgtttattatTCCATAGAATCAAATCATATACTTTAAGAGTTACTGTTCCACTTTAAAaaggcttttttaaaatactttcttttcattctcttttctaatttattttagatgttGAAATTTTTGTGTATGAAATATATGTTATGTACATATTTTTCCTTACaattttgttattgaaaataaatcgACCAAATTAATATTGTGTAGCGTTTAATTGGGAGGCTTTAAAAGTAACTTCGATATGCgacattaaaactaaatattattcacaatttaaaaaaaaatttaggacaGAACCCGacttttgtattataaatataaattgacTTATTAGTTGCGTCGCATGTAGGAGTATTTGACGATTCTAGCTGGCCTAAATTATGTCTCTATTTAACAGCCGAAAACTTTACCATATGACaagaaattgtaaattaaatgttttttgtactaATCCAAGCCAGTGGTGTACAATACAGGGGAAAGATAGGTACTTTAGGGATTACATATTATTCTATTCAATAGGATTTGaggaaataaaagatatattattttttaaactatactATGGTAAATGACGtactatattttgatatttaatttgattCCACTTCGTCATTGTCAGCATATTCTTCATTTTCGTTGTTTTCAGTGTCGGAATCTTGGAGTTCTCCAGGAAGAAGCAATTCCACAGCTTCTTTTGAAAAAAGCTTTGTAAGTTTGTGTTTCTTTTTCCAAATGCTGGACAACAGAGGGTCGGATGTTAACAATAACCTATATATGATGTCTTGGTTAAAATCTTTTCTATCAAATTTTCTAGCATAGCTAAGTCTGCACTCCCGGAAATGTTTGTTTCTGGCTTCGGCAGCCTCTTCCGACAATTGTCTAATTGGCAAAAGGGCATTCTCTACTATATCAGGACCATGTACTAAAACTTTATGCAGAGTTGGAATCATTGGACACCAGGGGTATAGTTCAACATAAAGCTTTGCAGTATCCAAAGTATACTGTCTGAACTTTTCTACATCAATCTTGTGGCCACTAGAAATTACTTCTAGGATAATTTTCATTCGGGAAATTAAACGGAAGTCTACCCCAGTGATATCTGCAGATGTTTCCGGGTCGTTGAAGAATCTCCTGCTTGTGTTGCCGTTATTGGTATTCCCGAAGGAGACTTTTTAAACACCGTATTCTAGCATGCAGAATGGATAGTCCAAATTTGTAGCTGCTTTGATTGTCAACACATGTTCTGTCCAAATCATTAAATTGTCTTGATGTTGCTTCTCAAATAAAACATCGCATGGTCGATTTAGTGGCGGTTGATAAACATCATCACATGTTCTACTGCTATGTCTTGAAGTTGAGTTGGTTTCAAGCCTGCAATTTTGTTTTCCATGTAAGCAATTTCTTCAGCTATTACATCGCAGTTTCTTTTATGAACCTAATTCAAATTGGCCTGCAAAACCTTGGAGACGATGGTGTATGGTTTTGCCAGATAACCTTTTATTTACTCCACAACTTAGCTGTAATGGAACCATTGAGCATTGAAATATACTGGCATCAGAGTTAGAGTAATCttcaaacttttgattaaacTGTGTCTGCTGGGAGCCATCACAACCCCATTTCGTAGATAATTTCATATGTTTACGCCCACTTTACGTTAGAGTCTTGATAACTTCTAAATACAACACCAATCTTTCGGCAGTATGGTTTAACAGACTTTGTAAGTCTACTTCAGCTAAACTTTCTGTGACTGTGAACGAATCAGGATCAGGATAgcatgctttttttgtttttgaccaAAATACTGTAGCAGGGCCATTGCTTCTTGTCACTTGTACGTACGATTTCATATTGAGATTTTGTTAGGCCTGCGTCAAAGAGCCTCTAACGgtgtcaattatttttttgtaggtTCAAGACTGCTGCGATAGgcttttttatactttcccGCTCGTTTGGGagatattttaagatatttgaGGACGGTTGCAACACTTCTTTTGCCACTTGTTGTCAAACAAGTTTCAGCTGCAATAACAATAGCTTCTGGTTCCACATCTTTCCCGAGCTGTTCTGTTTTTCTCCTCTTGGAACGTTCACTAGAATcgataaaactttttcttggtCGTCCTGCTGATGATGGAGTGGATGAGGTACCCGGTATTTGGAAAATCCCTTGTAGCCAATGGCCATGcttcttaataaatatttcatgagTTCTGGATGAAGACGAccacatttttctaaaaatagcttttaacctCGACATTTGACGCTTGTATACTTTTTTGTTCTACGGTATATTGATTTCttgataacaaatttatttatgataacaaagtcctttttttattgaattttcaaAACTGTAGTAAGAGTAAATAATGTACATACCTGTCATAGATTCATCCATGATATAACACTGTAAAACTTCTGCTGTAAACACTTGTACACAGCTTCAATAAACACCAATAAAATCGCTcgtaaataaaattaaccacGCAGATATAGATCGGATATTAACTAGACTGTGTAGTTCCAATTACTACTTTTATAACCAAACTATTAACTGCTCATTAAGCGACCATTATGGAAAGATAATAAGGATAGGTAATTAAGTAGGTACGGCCACTTTTAATAATTCCAATTTTGGCCAACTAAAATCGTCAAATACTCCTTCGTGCATCGTCTAAGGCATGTCAATGGCAGGTGGATAAGACAATTGGAGTAATGGAAAACGGCTATGTTCTATGCTACAGATACGGagataaaatatctttatataagGTCCAATGATTTTTAGCTGccatatttgaaaaagatttattagCAAATGTATGAGTTGTTACTAGACATTAAttcctttgtttttaaaactaagatCGTGGTACTTCCGCACTAAAAGAGTTCTTGTGTGAATGCATTTGATAGCTGAAGCGCTAAATTCgcgaaagagaaaaaaagaacagtTTAACACTTTACAggttatatagttataattgAAATGCTAAGAAAATATGAAAGTGGAGCTTCTAGAAGAAGATTgaagaaagagagagagaagaAATGgtagctaaatttttttcatcaaaccaAACTAATATGCAATTTCCACAAACtgtagataataataaaaacaacgaAAGAAAAGATGGAAACAATAACACGAAAAATGAGGTAGCCTGCCAAGGTCCTTCAAATGAAATTCAAGAAGTTGAAAGTGTTGAATCTACAATGCATGATAATGAGCTTGACTCAGGTACTCCAATTTTTACAATCTTTAATGACACCTCTAACATCTGCTAAACAAACAATTTACTTATTAGacagttaatatttttattctataaattgtcacttaatatttttttaataggcttatttatcataattttttttcctagatAACATTCTACGCGAAGACCCTGCTTTATGGCCattaaaattaaaggaaaatgaACGTATGAAGTATTTAAACAAGCGGTatgctttttttcaaaataaagactCTCGTGTTTCGAATCTTCGAAGCGGATGTTCAAAAACCAGTACAGATATTATTcggttaaatattttcaaaaagtgatgAATAATGGCGAAAAGTGTGACCGAAAATGGTTAATGTTTTCTGAATCCACTGAATGTGTATTTTATGTTTGCAAGTTGTTTTCAACCAATTACGACAACGTATTTGTCAAAAGTGGCTTTTACAATTGGAAAAAAGCTAAACAAGCTATTTTTGGCCACGAAAACAGCAAGGCACATATTCAATGTATGATTAAATGGATagatttgataaaacaaaatactcaTATCGATGAATATATGGTTAGCCAGATTAAAAGGGAATTTAATTAATGGTCTGCAATCTTAAATAGAATAGTAGCTGTTATTCGTTTTTTAGTCGGAAGAGGTTTAGCATTTCGAGGCCATAATGAAGTTATAGGATCGTCAAATAACGAAAATTACTTAGGCATGTTAGAACTGTTGACTCAATTCAATCcagttttaaagtaactcaatGACACTTTTGCAAATAAAGGCAACGGTAATGTAAATTATTTGTCTAAAACTATTTGTGAAGAGCTAATTGATATTATGTCTCAAAAGGTTTTAACGGACATTATTAccgaaataaaaaaagcaaaatactgGGGAATTCGTAAAAAGAGCAAAATACTAGGGAAATCGTAGATTCGACTCCTGATATTACTCACGTGGATCAACTTTCTGTGGTATttcgttattatttaaatggCCGCGTGTATGaacgatttttttattttctacgaATTAAAAGCCACGACGGTAAATCTTTGATTACTGACATTTTAGATCTACTGGAAAGATAtgatattgatataaataattgtcGGGGACAGACATACAATAATGCAAGCAATATGTCTGTTAAAAGTTCTGGATTACAAGCACGTTTAAAAGAGCGGAGTGAGTTAGCTTTTTATATCCCCTGCGCTGGacattctttaaatttagtaagGCAGTGAGTGCATTAATTCTATCAACTATTTTGGCGTTCTCCagagtttgtatttatttttttgtagcttCAACACATAGATGGGATTTATTGAAAGGAAATCATGCTTGACTCAAGCGCCTATCAGATACACGATGGTCATATAGGTCAGATGCTTCAAAAAGTTTAGTAGAAAATTTTGATGGGATTAATGCAGTGCTATGTCATATAGCTAAGGATACAGAAGAAAAATCTGATACTTGTCATGAAGCTTtgtgtttattaaataagatCACTAAGCTAGAGTTTGCATTCATGGCTGTACTTTGGCATCACATACTTAATGCAGTTAgcaattttcttcaaaaagttgAATTAGATTTGCATACAGCAAGCAGTATGTTACCTTCACCAAttgaatttgtaaaaaacttacgaaacgactttatgaaatttgaaaatgaatcaaaaaaacttaGCTCGTTTATTGAAAAAGACTATTCGAATAAGAACAAAATaaaggtaattaaaaaattaagcaacGGAGAAAACCAAGTTGATTCTTTAAGCGTATCCGACAAGTTTCGAGTGAGtacattttttgtcattattgaCAAACTTGTGAATTATTAGTACCATGGAATTGCAAGTTAGCgcgaaaaaaaattgtagaagtGTACTCAAATGATTTAGAAGAtagtttcatatttaaaatagaacaATTTCTAACATTGTTAAAGTTGCAGCCTCCGGGTTTTTTTTCGcctaaaaaagataaatctgAGACTGAAAACACATTGATTTCTCTGTATGTTTTAAATTGGATTGTTGAAACCGATATTATTGATGTATTTCCAAATGTTTATATAGCATATCGCTTGTTTCTAACTATTCCCATAACAAATTGCGAGgtattagaaataaataaagaacGTACAGTAAGTCGAAACGAAGAAGTACCTCAGGTTGTTTGAGACGCGAGagaaacaacaaattaaaaagaaagagtCGAATTAAGAAAGAAACGAATTAAGAGAAGGTCGTCTAATCAATCAAATGAAATCAACGACTTTAAAATGGAAGGACAATATCCGTCAGGAGAGCAAAACTAGGAGCTTAATTTTCACTACGAAGAGtacaactttttataatatgCGGAAACAAAATCGTAAGGATTTTcctttttatatattcataattttttctctttctaaTAATTTTCTTTGATATTTATCTTCCGTTCTCAAATctgctaaattttttgattctttgactttctttttttataatgcatgtTCTATTTGTGAAAAGGTGTAAGCTATTTTATTTCGTTTCTGTGTTGCTTAAGTGTTATTATGTCAGGttgtaaaacaattatatttacgTTTAAGCTAAACGAGTCTTCAAAATAGATAAACTGCCTAAATGACCACGACAAACGCAACAACTTTTTTGGGTGTCTTTTAAAATCCTCCTTGATCTTATTCTCCTTCAGGAAACAAAATCCGGACCTTCCACTGTTAAACAGTGGTGCGACGAATGGACTGGCAAGTCTATTTGGAACTCCGGTCCGAGTCATAACTGTTGTAGGGTGGCGGTCATCTCTAAATCCAACGTTTCTTTAaaccaactaaaaaaaacaacaacgatAAGATATTAAATGGTGTGATAAAAATTGATTAGCATGAAATAAAGGTGTTGAACATTTACGCTCTAAATGTCCCGAGAGAAAGGCGCCATGTTTTAGCGACCTTGAAGACTTCTCGCAGAACACAGGACCACCCGTTCTGTTAGCTGGAGATTTTAACATGGTCGAAAGCCTGTCACTCGGCGTAGAAGGCACAAACAATGTTAAATATCACACCTACGGCATGAGTGAAGTCGGGGTTTTCCAAGGTAAGTATTACCTAGTAGATGTTTTTCGTGTCAAATTcccaaacaaaagaaaattcaCATAGCGAAATCAGAAGGTAAAATGTAGACTCGATAGAATCTACTGCcctgataaaattttaaatagccGCCTTACCTGTGCGGAACTTAAAGAAgcccttttttaaatttgaaacagGTAAGTCTCCCAGCTATGACGGACTTCCTGCTGAATTTTACTAAGCTTTACGTCACATTTTAGAAGAAGATCTTTAAGAACTTGCCTACGAAATACTTTTCgtagaaaaaaatatcagccactctataaaaaaatcaataatttctcTGATTTCCAAACGAGATCTTACTGAATGCAAAAACTGGAGGCCAATGTCCTTAATCGGCGCTGAatacaaaataatcacaaaagcgcTGGCCCTAAGACTTGCTAAAGTAATGGGGAAAATTATGGAACCAAATCAAACTTGTGGAATCCCAGGTAAAAACAATATTCTCAAATTGACATTTAGTTCGTGATCTTATAGCTTACacaaaatttaagaatatacctagttttattttgacagTAAATCAAGAAAAGGCCTTTGATAAGGGTAAAACTCACGATTGTTACAACTTTTCAAAGTATGGAATGGCAAGTTCACTTATAAAATTTACCAATCTTAACCAAAGCtggacttttttaaaacaaaacacttttgCTAAACACTGGGACAAAAAGACGTCTCTACTACAAAATAACAGTTGAAGTGTTAGGCAAAAACGGGTCCCTGTTTAACACcccctaaaatcaacaaaaaaattttactttcaaattttatttaattcgtgccagcagaacttttctggaacagtttaacaaaaacaacaatgccgtTGAcctaaatttggaaaaaaaaactttgtttcccACGCATGCGGACCGTCACAAAATCCTCTTTCGTTTTTTACACAAAGTCTACCTTCTGCGGCCTTGCTAGCCAAAAGCTCAAGGCAACAAATcgttaaaaataagaaatgcaaaatttgtGGTAAAATTTAGGACAACATGAATGTTTTATCTTTGCCTACTATCCTCCTTATGTTGATATATGtgagtatttaaaatatgtatataacttCTTGACAtcccaaaacaatttttctccGATAAATTTGATCTTCTTGATTATAACGGCGAATGTATCGGAAAAAAACCCTACATTGCAGCTGCGGTTGACACTCACTCAAACTATCATGAGTGCAATATAGAACAGTAGATGCCACTATATATTTAGCAACACAAAAATTTACCCAATGACAGCGATCACGATAATAATATGGAACAGAagaaaattattacttaaaaatataattgtcatGTCCGTAGAAACTCTGCAGACATTTTCTgtcaatattattgtattaagaACGTTTTTTGccaagtagaaaataaaaattaaacataggAGTTAAAACATATGTTTAATTTCCAACTGAAACTAAACACATgacctaaaataaaacaacgcCTCGTAGCAAGATCTGCACGTTTAGTAAAGATTTCCGTTTCTCTGCAAATGTTTTCATGttatacaacaaaattattgttatatatgatTAGAAAATCACTACCAGcctttttttatgatattttattttaacataaaagtgtTATCTATAGTGTTCGTAACATAAAGTTTGTGTAAAAGTCCTgtaatctattaattttttaaacaaaaatttgttttttatttcaaagtaacATTCTTTAACCTATTCTAAATCCTCTTTTTGTTTCCTTAACTAAACTCTCAACTTCTTTCCGTACTAAGgctgtaaaatgaaaaaaaaaaaaaatacaaaaaaatataaaactagaaaacaaaaaaaaatatgtaacatcaataaacacaaaaaaatgtgaaataaaaaaaaaaaaaaagtagatatgtaaatatatgaacAGTTTAAAACTGttgtaaaacttatatattgtaaaatcttATTAATATTGTAACCCGAGTTAATGTAATTTCATagaattgtatttatttattattttagaggACAGAAAAATAACCATAAAACCTTAAACATACCcaacatttaatatttcaagattTCATTGATAAATCTTCGaaacatttacaatttattacaaTCCTaggtaaaaaaatcaataaatttctaattagaaatgttttattattctgactcactaaaaaaaaaagcaactctTTCTCCTGACCATTATGTAAATTCCATGGTTTATCTTGACCCAGTTAAAAAATACTCTTTTGCCTCTGACTTTCCCTGACAATATAAAtccttattgttattttaagtgTAGCTTAAATGTGTAGTTAAATTTAGCCCAGCAAAAAAGTTTAGCTTAAAGTGTAGTTAAATTTAGCCCAGCCAGTGTAGCCActagttaaaaatgtttgaaagttaGAACATTTTGTACTCTAGATTGAAAGTTACAACATAATGAAAAGCAATATCTTTCGGGATCGCCATAATTCTAAGTGGCGATCCCGAAAGCCTTTCATTACATGCAATTATTTGAAACGGTCTTCCGACCTTGGCCAGTTTCAACTTGCTAAGAATTTGCTGGGTTTTACGCGTAATTGTTCCAATTGCCTATACTGCAATACCTATAACTGATATCTCCTCAGCACTTCTTCCGTTATTTCCCTCTACTTCTTGAGTCCAACTCCTATCAAGCTTATGGGGCTTGTATTTAACGATTTTTGCATCTTCGCATTGACTTAGGTATCTTTCCGATTTCTCGTACGGATATGTAATATCGATGACAATAATCACAccattatcttttaaaacaatgtcGGGCTTGTAAAGCTTGCCATTTCTAGAGAGAGACATCTTTTCGCGTCACACCCGCCTGCATGGTCCGCCATTGAGTCTGAGCTCTTTGGCGagtttatcataaattttattattttcccaAAAACCAGTGCGAGGACTCTGCTATAGCTTTAAGGGCGCCTCCATTAGTTTGATTACTAATTTGGTACACCCTCTTAACCTCACAGTACTTTCTAGCGGCATCCAGTTCTATGCCTGTTCTTTATAATCCGGCCCTTTTCCACTAAACTCTATTCGACTGCGCAATGCGGGCCCCGACAACTCGGACTACTCCATTCGTTCACTTAGCTATTTTTCCGCAGCTCTCATTCGTTGTATGACAATTCCTGACACTTCATTAGGAAATTCTGAGCCTTTTCTCGAATGCATCCATTTACTATTGCACTATGCGGAGAAGTAAATGATGGATTTTACCCATCCACTTACAAACCGTGACCACTTACGGAGCTCACAGATTTCACACTTGGACTTCCGGAGAACAAAGTTAGCTCGCGCACAAACAACCTATTTCAGCACTTGCactttttgatcattttaagcTCACACTCCCTCAGCTCCTTTCATTCCTCAATCGGAAGAGCAATCTTACCAGCTGGGCCAATCATTACTCaaagatttttaatactttCCTCATAGATAGGATTTTATCATCCTGGTAACTTTACACCATTTATGCATCTTCGTAAGGACTTTTGTGGACCGTTCGCATTTTACAGGCAAAACGCACAATGACTGACATTTTGCTGGGTTTACAATTAAACACAAAAGAACTTATTACACACGCTCATGAACACATTCATGTCAACCGAGCCCTTCGCCAACAACACGTAGGTATTAGCAAAGCCATAAAAGAAATGCCGTCACTTTCTAGATTAAGACTACAGCTAGTTGCTTCTAATTTATCAGCTAGTACATCTATAACAAGTTTGAAC
This genomic interval from Hydra vulgaris chromosome 01, alternate assembly HydraT2T_AEP contains the following:
- the LOC136074275 gene encoding uncharacterized protein LOC136074275, coding for MVAKFFSSNQTNMQFPQTVDNNKNNERKDGNNNTKNEVACQGPSNEIQEVESVESTMHDNELDSDNILREDPALWPLKLKENERMKYLNKRYAFFQNKDSRVSNLRSGCSKTSTDIIRIVAVIRFLVGRGLAFRGHNEVIGSSNNENYLGMLELLTQFNPVLKEIVDSTPDITHVDQLSVVFRYYLNGRVYERFFYFLRIKSHDGKSLITDILDLLERYDIDINNCRGQTYNNASNMSVKSSGLQARLKERSELAFYIPCAGHSLNLRLSDTRWSYRSDASKSLVENFDGINAVLCHIAKDTEEKSDTCHEALCLLNKITKLEFAFMAVLWHHILNAVSNFLQKVELDLHTASSMLPSPIEFVKNLRNDFMKFENESKKLSSFIEKDYSNKNKIKVIKKLSNGENQVDSLSVSDKFRLQPPGFFSPKKDKSETENTLISLYVLNWIVETDIIDVFPNVYIAYRLFLTIPITNCEVLEINKERTVSRNEEVPQVV